Genomic window (Shewanella psychropiezotolerans):
TATTAACCACTTCACAACCGATAAGATCTCGCCAGTAGAATTCATCTTCCGGCAAGGTCTCCATCTGCTGCTGAGTAACCGCAATCTCACAATTTGTGAGCATTTGCGCCTGGTCCCGAGTTTCTACACCTTCAAGAGAAGCGACAACTGCCTTACCCTGAAAGCGCCACTGCAGCACCTTAACCTCACGCCATTCACCTTGCTCTTTTATCAACCAAGGAGAATAGTCAAAAATACCTTCAACAGAATCGGTATAGGTAGTGATCTTCAACCAACCCTTAATGCCATGACTGGATCCTAATTTCCCCAGTACGACAGGTTCTTGTTTACTACTCATCAATCTATACCTTAACGCTATTAAGCAGCAGCTTTACGTGCGTCTTTGATCAACTTAGCTACACGTTCAGATGTAGTAGCACCAGTTGCAACCCAGTGCTCAACGCGAGCTAGGTCTAAACGTAGAGTTTCTTCCTGGCCACGAGCCATTGGGTTGAAGAAACCAACACGTTCGATGAAACGACCGTCACGAGCCTTACGGCTATCAGCAACTACGATATTGTAAAATGGACGCTTTTTTGCGCCGCCACGAGCTAAACGAATGGTAACCATGCGTCTTTTATCCTCTAATGATTTGCTTCTCATGAAGCAAAAATAAAAACTGGAACTCCGTGTTCGCGAAGAGTCCCAGATAGAAAGCCGGACGATTTTACCTTACCTGCCGACGAATGCAACCAAATATAGCAATTCTGATTAAATTCCACTCTCTTTAATCAAAATGCCTATTAATAATTTTTACATCACCACTTACTGAAAGCTGATGTAAATAAAAAACCCACAGACACAATATTAGCATCTGTGGGCTATTAAACTGATTAAACAGCGGGTCTTAACGACCCGGCATCTTCATTCCAGGTGGTAGCATACCACTCATACCACGCATCATCTTCTTCATGCCGCCTTTAGCTGACATCTTCTTCATCATCTTCTGCATCTGAGTAAACTGCTTAAGCAA
Coding sequences:
- the rimM gene encoding ribosome maturation factor RimM (Essential for efficient processing of 16S rRNA) gives rise to the protein MSSKQEPVVLGKLGSSHGIKGWLKITTYTDSVEGIFDYSPWLIKEQGEWREVKVLQWRFQGKAVVASLEGVETRDQAQMLTNCEIAVTQQQMETLPEDEFYWRDLIGCEVVNTKGYNMGKVQEIVETGSNDVLLVKANAKDGFGKAERMIPFVTEQFIIEVNLPEKQITVDWDPDF
- the rpsP gene encoding 30S ribosomal protein S16 produces the protein MVTIRLARGGAKKRPFYNIVVADSRKARDGRFIERVGFFNPMARGQEETLRLDLARVEHWVATGATTSERVAKLIKDARKAAA